A window of Maniola hyperantus unplaced genomic scaffold, iAphHyp1.2, whole genome shotgun sequence contains these coding sequences:
- the LOC117995946 gene encoding uncharacterized protein, which yields MINDLPQVVKDAKCLLFADDLKLSLDIRDTSDCVRLQQDIDRVVKWSKDNILDFNHSKCAVITFSKAHSPVHYEYKVDGVPMLRVSEVRDLGVNLNKELTFRTHIVKCCKKAYRNLGFLLRTVGGFTNMNAVVALYNALVRSQLEGNAVIWSPHETKYRLMLERVQNKFARFLYLKLYGVYPFYPLMYPTLFVLGMVGYNELRVRRELALVTYIFKVIRGALHSPDVLGQVRFLVPDGYVGRRRRPPLLWVPVGRTSLLSKAPLTRVSYQDKNISKLLC from the coding sequence ATGATTAACGACCTGCCACAAGTCGTCAAGGACGCTAAGTGTTTGTTGTTCGCGGACGATCTCAAGCTATCTCTGGATATACGCGACACGAGTGACTGTGTGAGGCTGCAACAGGATATAGACAGAGTAGTCAAATGGAGCAAGGACAACATTTTGGACTTTAATCACTCAAAATGTGCAGTGATCACCTTTTCTAAGGCGCACTCCCCTGTCCATTACGAGTATAAGGTTGACGGGGTGCCAATGCTTCGAGTATCCGAAGTTAGGGACTTAGGGGTTAATTTGAATAAGGAGCTAACGTTTCGTACGCATATTGTGAAATGCTGCAAGAAAGCTTATAGAAATTTAGGTTTCTTACTTCGTACCGTCGGTGGCTTTACCAACATGAACGCTGTGGTCGCACTGTATAATGCGTTAGTTAGGAGTCAGTTGGAAGGGAACGCAGTCATTTGGTCTCCGCATGAGACTAAATATAGACTCATGTTGGAGCGGGTGCAAAACAAATTTGCTAGGTTCCTCTACCTGAAGCTGTATGGGGTATACCCGTTCTACCCCTTAATGTATCCTACGTTATTTGTTTTAGGTATGGTCGGGTACAATGAGCTGAGAGTTAGGCGGGAACTAGCACttgttacatatatttttaaagtaataagaGGGGCGCTGCATAGCCCGGATGTTTTAGGGCAAGTCAGGTTTCTAGTCCCGGATGGATACGTGGGTCGGAGACGCAGGCCGCCGCTGCTGTGGGTACCGGTGGGGCGCACCAGCCTGCTCAGCAAGGCGCCGCTGACGCgcgtgtcatatcaggataaaaatatatccaaattattatgctaa